The Sorangiineae bacterium MSr11367 genome window below encodes:
- the dapB gene encoding 4-hydroxy-tetrahydrodipicolinate reductase — protein sequence MTSAPRTRVAIVGSAGKMGQTLVRLANEDPECELVAVLDQGDAMSALAAFPGAVAIEFSSPAGTRALAEIAPSAGVSIVSGTTGLDDVAVRALDAASRTVPVFTAANMSIGVHVLGVLIERAIAMLGPGFDMELVEAHHRRKVDAPSGTALKLASIAQAARAGTSLVHGRRPEVREARSPGDIGMHAIRGGDVIGDHTLYLLGDGERLELTHRATNRDLFARGALRAAKWLATQPPGHYGMEHLVGSAVP from the coding sequence ATGACCAGCGCGCCGCGGACGCGCGTGGCCATCGTCGGGTCGGCCGGAAAAATGGGGCAAACGTTGGTGCGTCTCGCCAACGAGGATCCCGAGTGCGAGTTGGTCGCCGTCCTCGATCAGGGCGACGCGATGAGTGCGCTCGCCGCGTTTCCCGGCGCGGTGGCCATCGAGTTTTCCAGCCCGGCGGGCACGCGTGCATTGGCGGAGATCGCACCCAGCGCGGGCGTCTCCATCGTGAGCGGCACCACGGGCCTGGACGATGTGGCGGTGCGCGCCCTCGACGCGGCAAGCCGCACGGTGCCCGTCTTCACCGCCGCCAACATGAGCATCGGCGTGCACGTGCTCGGGGTCCTCATCGAGCGCGCCATTGCGATGCTCGGTCCGGGCTTCGATATGGAGCTCGTGGAAGCGCACCACCGCCGCAAGGTCGATGCGCCGAGCGGTACCGCGTTGAAGCTCGCCTCCATCGCGCAGGCCGCAAGGGCCGGCACATCGCTCGTTCACGGGCGGCGTCCCGAAGTGCGCGAGGCGCGTTCGCCCGGCGACATCGGCATGCACGCCATCCGCGGGGGCGACGTCATCGGCGATCACACGCTGTATTTGCTCGGAGACGGCGAACGCCTCGAGCTCACCCACCGCGCCACGAACCGCGATCTCTTCGCCCGCGGCGCCTTGCGCGCGGCCAAGTGGCTCGCCACGCAGCCCCCCGGCCACTACGGCATGGAGCATCTCGTCGGCAGCGCGGTCCCCTAG
- a CDS encoding PEGA domain-containing protein, producing the protein MRLAYVWLLATTILVFVSLFTRSAQAQGARSGLPLHVLPLDSEDADEQAEALGVALRSRAREKLSPVADTSPSLGMLLAALRCPSRPDTTCLQKIADQLKTDRFIYGHVSKMGPSARGQLTAEIHLFVRGKPDASVKEVFSDNLKDQNDEYLRRMAARIVDRLTGTAPQNATITLRAGRADGEVWVDGTEKGRLENGRASLDLAAGRHVIEVRASGYATARKEVTVVGGVDADVVVPLAVESETAPSSTEGGGSNTRAIAGWALVGVGAVAGGFAIYEGVHFLSLKSETEDFRDAHQIDGQKPSKEAICQAGRGEPAPWAGSDAGAAQGICDNYDSAKTASLLGLVGGAVAAVSIGVGTYLLLTDTSTKKDAPTSARAPRPPRRASLQFLPHFAPREGGMRAGFDVRVVF; encoded by the coding sequence ATGCGTCTAGCCTATGTGTGGCTTCTCGCGACGACGATCCTGGTTTTCGTATCGCTTTTTACTCGCAGCGCGCAGGCGCAAGGGGCACGGAGCGGCTTGCCGCTGCACGTGCTGCCGCTCGACTCGGAGGATGCCGACGAGCAAGCGGAAGCCCTCGGCGTAGCGCTGCGCTCGCGAGCGCGCGAAAAATTGAGCCCGGTGGCCGATACGTCACCGTCGCTCGGGATGTTGCTCGCGGCCCTGCGTTGCCCATCGCGACCCGACACGACATGCCTTCAGAAGATCGCCGATCAGTTGAAGACGGACCGCTTCATCTACGGGCACGTCTCGAAGATGGGGCCGAGCGCACGCGGACAGCTGACGGCGGAGATCCATCTCTTCGTGCGCGGTAAGCCCGATGCGTCGGTCAAAGAAGTCTTCAGCGACAATCTGAAAGATCAGAACGACGAGTACCTGCGCCGCATGGCCGCACGCATCGTCGATCGCCTCACCGGCACGGCCCCGCAGAATGCGACCATCACGCTGCGCGCCGGGCGCGCGGACGGCGAAGTCTGGGTCGATGGCACCGAGAAAGGGCGCCTCGAGAACGGACGCGCGAGCTTGGACCTGGCCGCGGGCCGCCATGTCATCGAGGTGCGCGCATCGGGGTATGCGACGGCACGCAAAGAGGTCACCGTGGTCGGAGGCGTCGATGCCGACGTCGTCGTGCCGCTTGCCGTCGAAAGCGAGACGGCGCCGAGCTCCACGGAAGGCGGCGGCTCGAACACGCGGGCCATTGCGGGTTGGGCGCTCGTGGGCGTGGGCGCGGTGGCGGGGGGCTTCGCGATCTACGAAGGTGTCCACTTCCTGAGCCTGAAGTCAGAGACGGAAGACTTTCGCGACGCCCATCAGATCGACGGGCAGAAGCCGAGCAAGGAAGCCATCTGCCAAGCGGGCCGCGGTGAGCCGGCGCCGTGGGCGGGCTCCGATGCGGGGGCCGCGCAGGGCATCTGTGACAACTACGATTCGGCGAAGACCGCCTCGCTGCTCGGACTCGTGGGCGGTGCCGTGGCCGCGGTCAGCATCGGCGTGGGGACGTACTTGCTTCTCACCGATACCTCCACGAAAAAGGACGCGCCCACATCCGCCCGAGCACCGCGCCCGCCGCGTCGAGCGAGCCTGCAATTTTTGCCGCACTTTGCGCCCCGCGAAGGCGGTATGCGCGCCGGTTTCGACGTACGCGTCGTTTTCTGA
- the rsmD gene encoding 16S rRNA (guanine(966)-N(2))-methyltransferase RsmD, producing the protein MRITGGSHRSRSLRAPKGDRTRPTSDRVREALFSILRDVSGDRVLDLYAGTGALALEALSRGAEHATFVEQGRDALAALRFNIEQLDVGAQTTVLPMSVERAAGTLVRTPEGERYTLVFADPPYKLIQGGEFVQSFTPIVHSGGLASDATVVVEHASADPPPSVSDLELLESRRYGDTTLSLYLYRSRI; encoded by the coding sequence GTGCGCATCACCGGAGGTAGCCATCGTTCGCGTTCGCTTCGCGCCCCAAAGGGGGATCGCACACGCCCCACCTCCGATCGCGTGCGCGAGGCGTTGTTCTCCATCTTGAGAGATGTCTCGGGCGACCGCGTGTTGGACCTTTACGCTGGCACCGGTGCGCTGGCACTCGAGGCGCTCTCGCGCGGTGCCGAGCATGCGACGTTCGTGGAGCAGGGACGCGATGCGCTTGCGGCGTTGCGGTTCAACATCGAGCAGCTCGATGTCGGGGCGCAGACGACAGTGTTGCCGATGTCGGTCGAACGCGCAGCTGGTACGCTGGTGCGCACACCGGAGGGGGAACGCTACACATTGGTGTTCGCCGACCCGCCATACAAACTGATCCAGGGTGGGGAATTTGTGCAGAGCTTCACGCCGATTGTACACTCGGGCGGTCTTGCGTCAGACGCAACGGTGGTGGTCGAACACGCGAGTGCCGATCCGCCACCAAGCGTCAGCGATCTCGAGCTGCTCGAGTCACGGCGTTACGGCGACACCACCCTTAGCCTGTACCTCTACCGGAGCAGAATATGA
- a CDS encoding AgmX/PglI C-terminal domain-containing protein: MSASTPPPPTHGNGKYIALGLLFLFGIVGLFVWKMVLDKPAPAAVAPPPPGSAPPATTFSQSQVDEVPPPPPPEPDAGPPRKVASTNNSLAGCEVKTCAGSITSDLETALAFRAKQAHRCYDQALTQDNTLQGKVQITLRIAPSGGVCSAGVTANDMGTPAVAQCVAGYFKSTGHFPAPKGGCVDTAVPISFVPGGR; the protein is encoded by the coding sequence ATGAGCGCGAGCACACCCCCGCCGCCCACCCATGGGAACGGCAAGTATATCGCCTTAGGGCTTCTCTTCTTGTTCGGAATCGTTGGCCTCTTCGTGTGGAAGATGGTTCTCGACAAGCCCGCCCCCGCGGCCGTTGCGCCTCCGCCACCCGGAAGCGCCCCCCCCGCCACCACGTTCAGCCAATCCCAGGTGGACGAGGTGCCGCCGCCTCCTCCGCCCGAGCCCGATGCAGGTCCGCCGCGAAAAGTGGCGTCGACCAACAATTCGCTGGCCGGCTGCGAGGTGAAAACGTGCGCCGGTAGCATCACGTCCGATCTGGAGACGGCGCTGGCGTTTCGCGCCAAGCAGGCCCATCGCTGCTACGACCAGGCCCTCACGCAGGACAACACGCTTCAGGGCAAGGTGCAGATCACCCTGCGCATCGCCCCGAGCGGAGGCGTGTGCTCGGCCGGCGTGACCGCCAATGACATGGGCACCCCCGCCGTTGCGCAATGCGTTGCCGGGTACTTCAAGTCCACCGGGCACTTCCCCGCGCCCAAGGGCGGTTGCGTCGACACGGCGGTCCCCATCTCGTTCGTCCCCGGCGGCCGGTAG